From the Chloroflexota bacterium genome, one window contains:
- the hisF gene encoding imidazole glycerol phosphate synthase subunit HisF, translated as MLTKRIIPCLDIRDGRVVKGVHFVNLRDAGDPVEQARLYDAQGADELVFLDISATPEGRATTADLVSRVAEVVFMPLTVGGGIRSVDDMRRLLLAGADKVSVNSAAVRTPRILTEGAERFGAQCIVLAIDAKRVSPPHEPPRWEVYISGGRTPTGLDALEWAVRGVELGAGEILLTSMDADGTLAGYDLELTRAVAEAVPVPVIASGGAGKPEHFADVLTTGKADAALAASLFHDGVLRIPDLKNYLAARGVPIRPTATPTP; from the coding sequence ATGCTCACCAAACGCATTATTCCCTGTCTCGACATTCGCGACGGCCGCGTCGTCAAAGGCGTTCACTTCGTCAACCTGCGCGACGCCGGCGACCCGGTGGAACAAGCCCGCCTCTACGACGCCCAGGGAGCCGACGAACTGGTCTTCCTGGATATTTCGGCCACCCCGGAAGGCCGTGCCACCACCGCCGACCTGGTTTCCCGCGTCGCCGAAGTCGTCTTCATGCCCCTGACGGTGGGCGGCGGCATCCGCAGCGTGGACGACATGCGCCGCCTGCTGCTGGCGGGGGCCGACAAAGTCAGCGTCAACTCTGCGGCTGTGCGCACCCCCCGCATCCTCACCGAAGGCGCCGAGCGTTTCGGCGCACAGTGCATCGTACTCGCCATCGACGCCAAACGCGTCTCGCCTCCTCACGAACCGCCTCGCTGGGAAGTTTACATCAGCGGCGGACGCACTCCCACCGGCCTCGATGCCCTCGAATGGGCCGTGCGCGGCGTGGAACTCGGCGCGGGCGAAATCCTGCTCACCAGCATGGACGCCGACGGCACCTTAGCAGGCTACGACCTGGAACTCACCCGCGCCGTCGCCGAAGCCGTGCCCGTGCCGGTCATCGCCTCGGGCGGGGCTGGGAAACCGGAGCACTTTGCCGACGTGCTGACCACCGGAAAAGCCGATGCCGCCCTCGCGGCTTCCCTCTTCCACGATGGTGTGTTGCGCATTCCCGATTTGAAGAACTACCTCGCGGCGCGGGGCGTCCCCATTCGCCCCACGGCCACACCCACTCCCTGA